tgtattttattttctaagttgtgttgtggtatAAAACGATAAAACGTAAatatttcatgggttttctactacatatttcagtaaaagtcattatttacgttacattaagccatacaagtcttaatacccagaaTTCCCTTTGTAAttgacaaagaaacaaatgattctctcTCTTACTGATtggtgtctttctttctttagctgGTGCGTGATAATGCTGACCTGCGCTGTGAGCTTCCTAAACTGGAGAAGCGTCTGCGGGCAACGGCGGAGCGCGTGAAGGCTCTAGAGTCGGCGCTCAAAGAGGCCAAAGAGAACGCGGCCCGTGACCGCAAGCGCTACCAGCAAGAGGTGGACCGCATCAAAGAGGCCGTGAGAGCCAAAAACATGGCCCGCAGAGGACACTCCGCACAGATAGGTAACTAAACGCTTACATAAGCGCAATCACCTTGATTCAAATTAACGCAACAGACAAACAAGAAAGTCAATGATCACTTCTCTAATGATTTGACTTGTATTTTCTGGTTGTAGCTAAACCTATCAGGCCTGGACAGCAACCCGTAGCTTCTCCTACACACCCTACCGTGGTGCGCGGAGGTGGTGGCGTGCTCTACCAGAACAGCCAACCTATGCCTATCAGAGGAGGTGGCGCCAAACAAGAGAAAAGGTTTGTACAGtttttaagaaagaaacagTGGCTTTTGGCCATAAAGCCAGCACAATTTCTGTCAccttatttgcttttttttactgTCCTCTGTTGGCTAGTTTTGAgctagggatgcacaatattggaTATCTGATATGCAgatatttttcaactcattttgaCCGATAACTGATGCTGAAACTgatatatttctttttgtttggaaacaacactGTGTGTCTCCTGTGCAAAAATgataagcaaattatttttaattttggttagtttttagtttttagtttttagatcTTAagaatctgaataaataaacaatgaagttcttttataatgacagtcgattgaagctttgaaaataactataaataaactatatatcaatcaatttttttttttgttaattttttttgttttttttttcttcttcttattaatattagctatagcttctgacctttaaatcagtttttattagGAGTAGGCCTACAGCGCCCCTACAAAATTAAAACTCCTTAACAAAAACTTTGCTCCAAGAATGAGTCACACTGCTGATGTGATCTATTTCTCTTATCGGCAAGACATATCagcataatatttcatattggTCCAATTcaaacatttgaatttaaaaccaTTATCTGATATCGGtattgtgcatccctatttTGAGTCATTCTCATGGGCTGAGAGGGATACTGgagtataaaaatgttttggtttgCTAAATAGAACTTCCAGAATTCTCACTACCTtgtcttctctttctttcttttttctttttagctgaagatgattttttttttccctcactaCCGAAGCTGCAAGAATGCAAGAAGTCTTCATGGAAACCTGTCATTCCATTAACATAATCCCTCCTGCTGGTGCACATGGGAGGACATCCGAATCGAAATATTCATGGCTGTACAGTTCCACTccccatcttttttttttttttttttttttttcttcctccaaagcaaattattttatgaatattgcACTCTCACACATGCACCAAACATGATATAAAAAGGAAATCAAGAAATAAATGTAAGCAAAGTGAACAATTGACACAGACGCCAGTGCAATCAGCTCTAATCAGCCGTCAGCTGCTCTCTGCACATCTGTAACCTCTGATTAAACTACTGCCTGATAACTGTGCAAAAGACCTCGCTCCTGGCTCAGGTCAGCGTCTAGACTGCAGCAAGCTTGAatagaaaaatcctgaataGAGAATATCCAAGCGTGCTCAGCAGTGGATCACCTGTATCACTACAAACTCCAATATTCCTGTGCGACAGTACTCTGAACAGATTCAGATCTGAAACACGATGGGTTTTACTTTCTGTAGTAACTAATGGTTCTAAAGGTGAGGGTGGAGAGGATTGTAGACACAAGTAACCAGGCCTTACACAGCAGGCTAATGCTGTAAGCATCTCACTGTAAACTTACGGTTGCAAAGGCTAATGGTTCGTTTTTTCgtttaaacaaacaattaaaggTTGTCCTGTCCTGCTTTTTACACAGTTCAAAGATCCAAAATCTTCTTTTAATAGTTATTAATGTCTATTTAAGATGCCTGTgtgtatttaatactttttctgCCTGTTTCATCACTAATACATGACTTTATATTTGGTTTTGTATGTCTAAGTGGTCAGCTGACAACTGTAGAAATTCTCATGTGATATCATTGGCTTGCTTGCTCTGCCACTGTTACTGATCAGCCAATCAGTTTAGCAGAATGATGGTGTgggtgggtttttttttctaatttggattattattattttattattatttaaggtagccttaaatatttttgtttagactTTACACTCCTGATATTGTTAAAGGAATGCTTATGAATTGTGAATTACAGGACATGACAGCCTTTTCAGATGTATCGCTTTCTAGGTGTTTTGTACCATTTAAGCGATGTCACAAGGACCAGTAAGAGCGCAGTTGTGTTATTAGCCCTAAATTCTTCCCTTTTCAGTGCATGAAGGATAATTAATTGACGTTCATGGGGAATGCCacacatttaatgaaacaaaataaaaactagctaatttttttattactgtgtaATAGTAACTCCATGACTTATTGACAGACAGTTCCACCAATGGACAAAGGCACTGGATCATTCCAACAGTACAAGGTGTTTTTGGAAGATTCTGGTGGAAGGAAAAGAGTGAGAGGGGATGAAATTACTGatgacactttttttctggATGAACTGCATGTTTGTGTGATTAAAACAATATTCTGAAACATAATGTCTCGTTTTTGTTGCTGATTTGCTACCTATGATTTATTGacttattttaattgcataatGACTTAAGCCTAAAGTATAGTGATCTtgcttttaatgtaaattacaattcttttatttatggattgatttattttgccattcaccatttttattttttactctttCAGTAATGGACTGTAAATTTGATCCAgccatttttagctgtacaaaactgctcattttgctgcttgatattgcaaattggtgtgtcttaccatagtattttaattatgagcacactggtttatagtgcttctcattatttccctatatcAGATTATGAAtcagaagtctcacccataggcttacttctgcgttgaagaaaaaggttaTAAAGGATATATGTGAAGAATTGGTTTGTCACTGTCCCTGACAGTGTAAGTGAACTTGAAAGATGTGATGGGTTAATGTTCagtcaagttttatttttgaatgaactatccctttaagaaaaactCCTGCAGTACCAAAATGCGGCCACTGGGGGCTCCCGTCTTGTCGGCTGCCGCTGTTTGACAGGTAATGGCAAAGATTACGCATGTTACCGACGGATTATTCATATTCTGTGAGAAATATTTCTAAAGTAGCAATACCAGGTGTCTTAAGGCTACAGAACTGCTCTACTAAAACTGTGATATTGTTATTGTTCCGTGCTGGTGCTGGTGCTTCTGTTCTTTATAATGCTGCTGCTCCAAAGTAAAGCTGCTTGTGTTAGACAAACACACCAAAGCCAAAGGAAAGATTGAATGGAAGTGTTATATCACAGTCCTCCAAACTCTAAGATAAACTACAGTTTGCGTGGTTAAAACTGTCTGCATTTAGTTAGAGGACATCAATCCATTCAGGCAATTTTGTTACTCGCTAGAGAGGTCTGATAGTTGACATGATTCATGTAGCCTATTATAGgctgcatatataaatactgtgGGAATATTTATACTGAAaagaaagtaataataaatgttgtattaTAAAGAGAGCCAAATTAAGTAAATGCTTCCCAAATGAATACACTTGCTTTTATATTGTCAttgtacttttaaataatatatctatttttttatatttaaaattgataGCATATCTAATTATTCCAGATCAAcacaaacattgtttttaacaaaGCATGTTTATTTTCTCAAATGATTTCTGACCAGATTACTTATCAAGTTTGgtgaatgtaaatataaacaaaatgcttatatttagcatattttatCAGTATCCTGAGTGCAGAAGTGAACTTTGACAACCCAAGaaatacatttagtttttaaaaaaaaaataaataaaattctagcACCCACTTGTTTGAAAACTCCTACTTGTTCttgttaaaaaagttttttcttgTATAATTTGTATGAGCTCACATTAAGATTCTATATgaaatttttttacttttatttaattgtaaggATTTGCATGAGAAATATGcttttacactaccagtttttgaacagcaagatttttttttaatgttttttaaagaagtctcttatgctcaccaagcctgtatttaattgatccaaagtacagcaaaacagtaaaatttagaaatatattttttttactatttaaaataactatataataaataaaaaaataaataaatatttgaaaatattttaaaatttattcctgtcatttcaaagctgaattttcagatcataactccagtcacatgtgccttcagaaatcattctaatattctgagttgcttgttaaaaaaaaaatttattattattattatgttaaaaacaactgagtagaatttttgcaggtttctttgatgaatagaaaattcagaacagcatttatctgaaatagaaatcttttgtaacattataaatgtcttaatgtattaatttctgtaatttctcagaaaaaaaaaatatatatatatatagcttttgaatatctttctattcatcaaagaatcctgaaaaaaaaatgtgttttaaatataattaataataataataataataaattttttgaacagcaaatcagcatattacattggtttctgaaggatcatgtgactgaaggctggagtaataaagctgaaaatttagctttaatcacaggaataaattacattttaaaatatattcaaatagaaagcaattattttaaatcataaaaatcttCACAATATTTCAGCtgtatttttgctgtattttggatcaaataaatgtatttatttcagattaGTTTTTTAATTACCTTTAATCTATTATCACTTATTTCTTTAAGGTCACAGTGATGATCTCTCAGATCACCCCGAATCTATACCTGTGTGGAGTGGAGGCTGTGAATCGGTTAGCCCTGGAGCACAGAGGCGTGACTTTGCTGGTGAACGCCTGCGCTGAATATTCCTGTCCTGAGTATCAGGGGTGAAATGCATTTGGGTGCCGGTGGAGGACCGTCCTCACGCTCCTCTGGACCAGCACTTTGACAGCGTGGCTGAGCAGATCCAGCAGAACCACACTGGAAGCTCGCTGGTGTTCTGCTCGGCCGGGAGAAGCAGGTCTCCGTCTCTTATCATGGCGTATCTCATACGGTATGAAGGACTCTCACTGCTTCAGGCTCATCAGCGGGTTCTGGCAGCACGGCCCTTCATCCGGCCAAATGCGGGCTTTTGGAGACAACTGCTTCAGTATGAGAAGAAACTCACCCACAGCAACAGCATCAGGATGGTGGCTACGTCACAGGGCGTCCTACCTGAGGCCATCCAGCTCACACAGGACTCGTCATACTCCCTTAATGTATAACTCAAGAGGACATATTGAACTGgatgtatttatataacatgtgtgtgagtgtgtttttgtgttttaaaacactTGATAATATACAAATCAAAAGATCATAACActacagtgtattttttaataatgttttaacatgttcaATAAAATATCAGTCAATATGAAAgttgcttcagtccagtaaatgttcatatattatataatatgcaaGTTATTCTTACAATTAAATGAACCTAAAAGGCTTTTATCTTTGCTTTAACTTATTATTAACTTTAacttattaattatattaatttaaaaaattttcagAGGGCTGAAGGTTGTTGATTATGTTGATTATGTGCAACAGGCTTTTCAGCAAAGATTTGATGATTTTGAACATTTAGAGGCCttagaaatatatacataatctcaaaactgaataaataattgatgtatggtttgttaggatagaataatatttggccgagatacaactatttgaacatctggaatctgagggtgcaaaaaaaatcaaatattcaaatgaagttcttagcaatgtattttactaatcaaaaattaagttttgatatatttatagttggaaatttaaaaaatatcttcatggtacaaaaagaaaaatctatacattttgacccatacagtgtatttttggctattgctacaaatatacctgtgctgttttgtggtccagggtcacatatggtacAGTAGGTTTTTAGGTTAATAGATATGTTGAGCATAAAACGATTAAATGTTAACATATTacttataaaaaacaatatttcatgtcTGTTTAAGTTTAAATGTTAACGTATTACTTATTCCaactaaaaaacaatattttatgtcTAGGTCAAAATACAGTTTCTGAAATATTTCCCGTCTTGCCTACAGAATGGGTggggttgtaaattaaaactcATCCGGTTCATGTTGGGTTAATGGCCCGTTATGCGTTTTTCGGATGTGTGTCGAtaataaaacaacttaaaatgttgCAAGCGCGGTTGCTTCAAAACACGTCCCTGAAAAACCAGGTGAGATTCTGTGTGATGCCGCTGTTTTGTGTTGAAGTTCACGCACCTTCTGTATCTGtacaatttttactgttattCAGATAAGCAGACTTGGATTTATTGCACTTAAATGCTATAAAGTGCACGTCAGAATAATGTTTCTACATTCCACTTCGTTTACCGTAAATCTTTAACCGTGAGTCACAAAATTAGTTTTACCTTTGTTTCACTTCCTATAGAGGACAACTTAAGACAGCTTTCTCCAGCTGGACATGTCACAAACACCTATGAGACACCATGGACCAAGACTCGGAGCGTAAGTAAtgttaaacaataaaaagaagAGAAAGTCATATGCAAACTAGTCTGTGTTACactgattaaaagtgaaatGGCCCGTAAGCATTTGCTGCACTTGGGTTAGAGTGGagttttattccatggctccacagactgccacttgaaccgcccataaaaaaatcacatcCGTTTTGGGTCTGTAAGACTACTTTCACATCACTCTTGTCAGCATAGTTACTACAAACATGTATCTTGACTTTATCTAGTggttattttatgaaaaacagtaTTGAATAGATGTCACTAGGGGGCTTCATCAAACTTCCAAGAGGGCCACAGGATGCCAtgaaattatgattattttaacataatataatactgTGATGTATTAGTAATTAatctaatattataatataatataatgttattaatgtttcatattttagattattattattactattattttaacttCACTTTTTTATTGAATAACAGTTTTGAAACCTCTggaatcatttaaatattaatttaaataattaattaaataattaatttcttgaAGTACCCCCTGAGATTTTAAGTAAATGTTTcaacaatttataataataattatcagaattattttacatattgttaTTAGAGATAAAACAGCATGGAAATTTCATAATAGGATTATAGTGTCCAAAATGATCACAGTTATGAATATTATCAcagtattgttaaaatgtgttggaaatgttcaaaaagtactcaaacacacactaaaTCATTTCATCATGTTTTATGAAAACCAAGTTCTCTTCACTTTCTATCTACCTGTAAAATTTCAGAACCAAAGTTTGGTCCACATTTatctgaacaaaaacagcagacagactggataaaagcataaatccactatctgacagcaggtggcacttATGGAACAGCAGAAATAGAGCTGTTTCCACTGCTGCGCTCATAAACACTACTTCATTACACATttcaaacagatttttttatttatttataattatttatttattcaaatgtgattgtttaaatagaatttaattaatgaaaaattaacaaACCCCCGTTTGGGAAACCGTGTTTTATTAGACAGTGGGAAGCTTTCAGATCATAAAGGTTGAGaacaaatgctaaaaaaaatactgcagtgGAACTGATCTTTAAATGTGACTTAAATGTCCAAATTACTCTTTGATGTTTAAACCTATTGAATGTCTAAAATCTTGTGTGGACGTCCTTCCATGTGGCcaattatcattttatcatctCTCCACCAGGTGCTCGGTTTGTGGATGCCCACTGGGCAACACTTGTCCAGAAAGTTATCACGGTGATGCCGATAGCAGATGAGCTGCGGTCAGGTGGCATGCTGGCATGGGAGCCATACTGTGAGATCAGAGCAGCAGATACTGAccaggagaaaatgagagagcTTTATAAAGTGCTGAACTCTGGTGGAGACAAGGTCAAATCTGCCTTTTATTCTCAACTGGTAAAGCAGGAGCCATGTCTGTTTGAAGCCTTGGGTAAGACCACACTAATTTTGATCTGTATACTATATGCATGTGAACTCTGTACTATTAATATGTGTACCTTTACAGGTAGCATTGCACAAACCACAGAAGCTCTTATAGAAAGCTTGAGTgagtatatcatttttttgtcttgtttactTGATTTGAATTAAGTGCCATTTGACTAATTCTTAGgtctatttaaacaaataaaaaatatgcaaaatgtttgaGCTTAGTTCAAACAAAGATgcaaattttataatttactcaccctcatgttgttccaattCTGTTCCAATTTCATGTTGTTCATGTTGTTACAATTTTAGAGCTTCAGATGGGATGATTATGAATGATTATTGGTTTGATTTTGGTCAGTGCCTCACATAAAGCTATTGCATAACTTTAAACAAGTTGCACAGACCActttatgatgcttttttttt
This sequence is a window from Labeo rohita strain BAU-BD-2019 unplaced genomic scaffold, IGBB_LRoh.1.0 scaffold_185, whole genome shotgun sequence. Protein-coding genes within it:
- the LOC127159012 gene encoding LOW QUALITY PROTEIN: dual specificity protein phosphatase 14 (The sequence of the model RefSeq protein was modified relative to this genomic sequence to represent the inferred CDS: inserted 1 base in 1 codon) produces the protein MISQITPNLYLCGVEAVNRLALEHRGVTLLVNACAEYSCPEYQGXKCIWVPVEDRPHAPLDQHFDSVAEQIQQNHTGSSLVFCSAGRSRSPSLIMAYLIRYEGLSLLQAHQRVLAARPFIRPNAGFWRQLLQYEKKLTHSNSIRMVATSQGVLPEAIQLTQDSSYSLNV